The nucleotide sequence ATCGACAACCAGGTCAACGGCCAGAGCGGCACCATCCGCGTCCGCGCGGTGTTCCGCAACGACGACGGCCGCCTCATCCCCGGCCAGTTCGCCCGCGTGCGCATGGGCCAGCCGAAGCAGCAGACGCTGGTGATGATCGACGAGCGCGCGATCGGCACCGACCAGGACAAGAAGTTCGTGATGGCGGTCGGTGACGATAGCCGTGCCGTCTACCGGCCGATCACGCTCGGCGGCGCGGTCGACGGCCTGCGCATCGTCACCTCGGGGCTGAAGTCGGGCGAGCGCATCGTCGTCAACGGCCTGCAGCGCGTGCGTCCCGGCGCCCTCCTCAAGACGGAGGTCGCCGCGATGGGCGCGCGCGGACCGCAACAGGCCTCCAACCACAGCAACCAGGACATCGTGCAGCGCTAGCGTTTGCGTCATTCCACATTGCGCAATTGCGCAATGGGGGCACGCGCGGCGGGCCCCCGGACTCTCGAAGTTACTGAACTCCGAAGACATTACTTCTGGATTCCGGCTTCGCGGGCCTCGGCCCGCGAACCCGGAATGACGGGAGAGCTGTCTCTCGCGCAGGGGCAAAGCCATGAATCTCTCAAAGTTCTTCATCGATCGGCCGATCTTCGCCGGCGTGCTCTCGGTCCTGATCTTCCTCGCCGGCCTGATCTCGCTGTTCGCGATGCCGATCTCGGAATATCCGGACGTCGTGCCGCCCTCCGTCGTGGTGCGCGCAACCTATCCCGGCGCCAATCCCAAGGTGATCGCCGAGACGGTGGCGACCCCGATCGAGGAGCAGATCAACGGCGTCGAGAACATGCTCTACATGTCGAGCCAGGCCACCACCGACGGCGCGATGACGCTGACGGTGACGTTCCGGCTCGGCACCGACCCCGACAAGGCGACGCAGCTCGTGCAGAACCGCGTGCAGCAGGCCGAGCCGCGGCTGCCGGCCGTGGTGCGCCAGCTCGGCATCATCACCAAGAAGTCGTCGCCCGACCTCACCATGGTCGTGCACCTGCTATCACCGAACAACCGCTACGACATGACGTATTTGCGCAACTACGCGGTGCTCAACGTCAAGGACCGCCTGGCGCGGATCGACGGCGTCGGCGACGTCCAGCTCTACGGCGCCGGCGACTATTCGATGCGGGTCTGGGTCGATCCGCAGAAGGCGGCCGAGCATGGCCTCACCGCGAGCGACATCGTCAAGGCGATCCAGGCGCAGAACGTCGAGGCCGCAGCCGGCGTGGTCGGCTCCTCGCCCAGCGTCAAGGGCATCGACCTGCAGCTTTCGGTCAATGCCGAGGGACGGCTTGCAAGCGAAGAGCAGTTCGGCGACATCGTGGTCAAGACCGGCGCACGTGGCGAGGTGGTGCGGCTGCGCGACGTCGCGCGCATCGAGCTCGGCGCCTCCGAATACGGCCTGCGCTCGCTGCTCGACAACAAGCAGGCGGTGGCCATCCCGATCTTCCAGGCGCCGGGCTCCAATGCCCTGCAGATCTCCGACCACGTCCGCGCCACCATGGCCGAGATCAAGAAGAACATGCCGGAAGGCGTGTCCTACCAGATCGTCTACGATCCCACCCAGTTCGTGCGCTCGTCGATCGAGGCGGTGATCCACACGCTGCTCGAGGCGATCGCGCTGGTGGTGCTGGTCGTGATCCTGTTCCTGCAGACCTGGCGCGCCTCTATCATTCCGCTGCTGGCGGTGCCCGTGTCGATCGTCGGCACCTTCGCCGTGATGCACGTGTTCGGCTTCTCCATCAACGCGCTCAGCCTGTTCGGCCTGGTGCTCGCGATCGGCATCGTTGTCGACGACGCCATCGTCGTGGTCGAGAACGTCGAGCGCAACATCGAGGCCGGCCTGTCGCCGCATGATGCCACTTATCAGGCGATGCGCGAGGTTTCCGGCCCGATCATCGCGATCGCGCTGGTGCTGATCGCGGTGTTCGTCCCGCTCGCTTTCATCTCGGGCCTCACCGGGCAGTTCTACAAGCAGTTCGCCCTGACGATCGCGATCTCGACCGTGATCTCGGCGGTCAACTCGTTGACGCTGTCGCCGGCGCTGTCGGCGCTGCTCCTCAAGGGCCATAATGAGCCGAAGGACCGGCTGACGCTCATCCTCGAAAAGGCCTTCGGCTGGTTCTTCCGCGGCTTCAACCGCGCCTTCACGCGCTCCTCGGCGAACTACAGCGGCACCGTCACCAAGGTGATATCCGGCAAGGCCGCGGTGATGGGCCTTTATGTGCTCCTGGTCGGCCTCACCGCCCTGCTCTTCCAGCAGGTGCCGAGCGGCTTCGTCCCGGGCCAGGACAAGCAATATCTCGTCGGATTCGCACGCCTGCCCGATGGCGCGACGCTCGATCGCACCGAAGAGGTGATCCGCAAGATGAGCGACATCGCGCTGACCCAGCCCGGCGTCGAGAGCTCGGTCGCGTTTCCGGGCCTCTCGATCTCCGGCTTCACCAACTCGTCCAATGCCGGCATCGTGTTCTCGACGTTAAAACCGTTCGATGAACGCAAGGATCCTTCGCTGAGCGGCCCGGCGATCGCCGCCGAGTTGAACAAGAAATATGCCGGGATCCAGGAAGCCTTCATCGCCATGTTCCCGCCGCCGCCGGTCAACGGCCTCGGCACCATCGGCGGCTTCAAGCTCCAGATCGAGGACCGCGCCGGTCTCGGCTATGAGGCGCTGAACGATGCGACCAAGGCGTTCATGGCGGCGATGCAGAAGGCGCCGGAGATCGCCGGCGTGTTCTCGAGCTTCCAGGTCAACGTGCCGCAGCTCTTCGCCGACATCGACCGCACCAAGGCTCTGCAGCTCGGTGTACCCGTGACGGAGGTGTTCAACACGCTCCAGATTTATCTGGGCTCCTACTACGTGAACGACTTCAACAAGTTCGGCCGCACCTATTCGGTCTATGTCCAGGCCGATGCGCCGTTCCGCGCGCGCGCCGACGACATCCGCCAGTTGAAGGTGCGCTCGTCCTCCGGCGACATGGTGCCGCTGTCGGCGCTGCTCAAGATCCGCCAGAGCGCGGGTCCCGAGCGCGCGATCCGCTATAACGGATTCCTGTCGTCCGACATCAACGCCGCCGCCGCGCCCGGCTACTCCTCCGGCCAGGCGCAGGAGGCCGCAACGCGGATCGCTGCGGAAGTGCTGCCGCCCGGCTTTGCCTTCGAATGGACCGACCTGACCTACCAGGAGTTCATCGCCGGAAATTCCGGCATCTGGGTGTTCCCGCTGGCAATCCTGCTGGTGTTCCTGGTGCTGGCCGCGCTCTATGAGAGCCTGACGCTGCCGCTCTCGATCATCATGATCGTGCCGATGGGCCTGCTCGCGGCCATGTTCGGCGTCTGGATCTCCAAGGGCGACAACAACGTCTTCACCCAGATCGGCTTGATCGTGCTGGTCGGCCTGTCGGCGAAGAACGCCATCCTGATCGTCGAATTCGCGCGCGAGCTCGAATTCGCCGGACGTTCGCCGCTCCGCGCCGCGATCGAGGCAAGCCGGCTGCGGCTGCGCCCGATCCTGATGACGTCGATGGCGTTCATCATGGGCGTGCTGCCGCTGGTGCTCTCCACCGGCGCCGGGTCCGAGATGCGCCGCGCCATGGGCGTTGCGGTGTTCTCCGGGATGATCGGCGTCACCGTGTTCGGCCTGTTCCTGACCCCGGTATTCTATGTGCTGCTGCGCACCGTCACCGGCATGAAGCCGCTGGTGCATCACGGCAGCGACACCAGCGCGGCGCCAGTCCAGGGTCTTGCCGAATGATCCAACGAAAGTCCCGTCGCGCGCTGAGCGCGGCGGGGCGAAGCAGATGGTATCGTGCGCCGATTTATTTCCTGTTCTCCTCGCATAACTTCAGCGCGGCCAGCGCTTCGCCGGCGCGGGGAATCTGCATCTCGATGCTGTCGTCGTCATCATCCTCGAAATCGAGCGCGAGGTGCTTGGCCTTCGACAGCCGGTCCATGATCGATTGGTCGTACTCGAAGATGCCGCGCAGGGTGGTCTTGTCCATGACCTCCCACTTCGCTTTCTTCATGATGTCGGCATCGTCCGTGCTGAAATCCGCTTTCAGGATCTCGCCGACCTTGTCCCATTCCCAGCCGTCGTAGATCATCACGATGACGATGGCCTTGTCGGAATAGGTGATCACGATCACGTAGTCGCGGTTTTCGTCTTCCTTGTTCTTATAGCCGCGGCTCGCATTGCAATGCGTGTCCTGACTGCGCTTCTCGATAGTCCAGTCGCCGACTTTGCTCTGTTGTGCGAGCGTGGGCCCACCCATGACACCAGCGAGAAGGCCAGCGGCGAGAAGCAACCGTCTCATGTCAGCCTCCACGTGTCCTCGGGCAAGCTGACCACCTCTCCTGGCAGGCCGCAAGAGCTTCTCGCGGCGCGGCCGACGGTGAACAAGGCTGACGCCTATCCTCGTCGCGGCACGATCGCGATCGGGGTGAAGGTGTAAACCTCCTCGCCGTTCTGGTTGAACATGGTCCATTTCACCAGCGCGATACCTTGCGGCTTGGATTTCGACGGCGTCAGGCTGATCACCTCGCCCTCGAGGTGAAGCCGGTCATTGGGCCGCACCGGCCGCGCCCAGCGCAGGCCATCGACGCCGGCGCCGATCAGCGGATGCGGGCCGAACGGGCGAGCCTGGATGGCAAGATTCATTGCGATGGCCGCGGTGTGCCATCCTGAGGCAGCAAGGCCTTTGAACAGCGTCGCTTTGGCGGCCTCATCATCCAGATGCATCGGCTGCGGATCGAATTCGGCTGCAAAGCGCTTGATGTCGGCTTCGGTGACCTGGCTCTCGGGAGATTTGAAACGCATTCCAACGATGAGATCGTCAAACCATTCGATCGACGTCATTATTTTGCCTCGCAATGCGATGTGCCGCCGGAGGAAGCCCGCGGCTAAAAGGCCAGACAATGCCAGGATGTAGCGAGCCTGCGGCGCACAAACCAGCCCGCGGTTCCCCACGAAACCCGTTTCCCAAACGCACGAAACACGCCTGAAACAGATGGCCGGTTATCTAGTTGTCAAAAGCAAACAGGGACGGCCACGATGCAGTTCTTCCTCGACCTGATCCGCGATTATTCCTGCTGCCAACATCTCGTCGCCCTCCCGCCAAGGGAGCATGAGCTATGACCGAGGTGATTTCCGCACTGCTCGCGCTTTGCAGCATCGGCGTTTTTGCGGCGCATGCGCTCGACGCCTATCGGACGACGCACTCCTGACCCTCGCGGCTCTGATCAAATGGCCGCCGGCGAAGAGCTTCACCTCTCCCCGCAGGGAGAGGTGAATATCGAGCGTCGATCTAGAACGGCCGCCGGTAGAAATGCTCCGAATGCGGCGCCGGCGGAAACCGGTTGGCGAGGGCCAGAGCTGCCCGTTCGTCGGTCTCGAGCGCGATCTTTTGCGCCAGCATTACATCGCCCGGCACCAGGAAGCCTGATGGGACGAAGCACCATCCCATCGTCGCATTCCCGGCTTCATTGATCTCGTGGACGTTGGCAGCCGTGCCGTAGTGAATGCGGTACCGCTTGCCGCTATGACTTCCGACCACATCGAAATACCGGTGCTGCTCGAACTGCGCGAGCTGCGCCGGCGTCAGCCATTCGGACAGCAGCCGTCGGCCCCGGGCGTCCGGCGTGTTCTCTCCGAAGAAGCGCCGGTAGAGCTCCCGCAGCGCATGCAGGCGCGCCCGCGCCGGCGCGCCGAGCCTAAAGACCGCGATCATGAGCCGTTCTGATCAGCCGCCGACAAGGCGGGGATAGAACAGTGTTTCCTGCGCGGTCGGGTCGAATGCCCGGACCCGGGTCACCTCACCGGGTGCGGTTCTGACGGCAGCGGTAAAGCCTAAGCCGGTCAGCTCCCGAAAGCGTCGTTCGGCTCGCGCCAACGCTTCCGCGTTGCCGGGATCAAACTCGTGGCGCGTATCGCCGGTGTGATCCATCACGATCTGGGTTGCCATGTTGAGCTCCTCGTGCCCCGCCCCTGCCCCCGATCAAAGCAAACCTCGTACCGTCGGTTCCGTCCCGACGGCAACTTTCTCGCGCGCGACCGGGGCACTCCCCGTGAAGCGCCTCAGCGGGCCGCGGACGCCCCGCCGCCTTCGTCGATCTGCCGCCCCATCAGCGCAATCGCTTTCTGATAGACGCCTGCGGCATTCCAGGCCTCAATGGCGGCAAAATTGGGTTCGCCCGGCTGGTAGCCGGCACCCGCACGCCAGCCATGAGCCTTGAGGAAATTGGCTGTCGAGCTCAACGCGTTGGCAGCGACGTCGAGATTGCCGACACCGTAGGCAAGGATGTTCTTGGGCATGAACTGGGTCTGGCCGACCTCGCCATGCATGGAGCCGCGGGTCGCTCCCGACAGCGCGCCCCGGTCGATCAGCTTCAGCGCCGCATAAAGCTGGTCCGTGAAGAATTCGGGGCGGCGGCAGTCATAGGCGAGCGTTGCGATTGACGACAGCATGTTCTGGTTGCCGCGCTGGCTGCCGAAACCGGTCTCCATGCCCCAGATCGCGATCAGCGGTCCGGGCGGCACGCCGTAGCGCTGTTGGATCGAGGCGAACAGGGCCGCCTGCGACTGCTTCAGCGACCGGCCGCGCGCCACGATGGTGGTGGCACCGCGCTTGGCGAGAAACTGGTCAAGCGAAAGTGAAAAACTGCGCTGGCCGCGGTCCGCCGCAATGGTGGCGCTGGCGTAATGGGCCTGCATCAGCGCCGAGATCGCGGTCGGGCCGATGCCCTTGGCGCGAGCCTCCTCGCTGAACTCGCGTTTCCAGGCCTCGAAGCCGGCCGGCGAGCTGCCGCATTGCGCGGCATCGGCCACGGATATCAAAGAGAGGAGCAGCGCGGTGGCTCCGATCATCGCAGTCGCAACTGTCCTGCCCTTGCTCATTCCGCGGTCCTCTCTCTGGATGCGCGACCGGCTCGCGCGGGCACATGATCCTACGTCACTTGCCATTGCTCAAGCCCTGCCGGGCGCAATCGGCGCCGGCTGGGCTCTTGACACCCCGGCAATCTCCTAATTTCCGCCGTCGTCGTGGCCGAGCAGGAAATCCACCATGATGCTCTGGTGCTGCTGGTACATGTCAGTGCCGGTCGCGGTGACGCAGCCGCGCTTGCGGGCTTCCGCGATGAAAGGCGAGACCTCGGGCTTGGTGATCACGCAGCCGCAATAGGCCGATGGCGCAAGCCGCGCGACATCGACCGGCAGCGGATCGCCGTCTTTCATCCCGGCCGGCGTCGCATTGGCGACAAAATCGAAGCCGGCGGGATCCACTGTGCCGACCCGGGCGGGCGCCCTGCCGAGCCGGTTGAGCTGATAGATCAGCGCGTCGCGGCGCCCCGGCTCGCTGTCGTGAATGGCGATCTCGCGGACGCCGGCTTCGACAAGCGCAAGAGCGATGGCCGATCCGGCGCCGCCGGCGCCGACGAGCAGCGCCCGCATACCGCTGGGATCGATCCCCTTCGCCCGCGCGGCGCCGACGAAGCCGAGGCCGTCCACCATATCGCCATGCCACGCGCCGTCAGCGCGCCGGCGCATCAGGTTCACCGTACGCAGAAAATGCGCCCGCTCCGTCGCGCTCGCGCAGGCCTGGTAGCAGGCGAATTTGTGGGGAATCGTCACGACGATGCCGTCGAGATTCTTCAGCCGTGCTGCAACCAAGAGAAAGTCTGGCACATCGTTTGGCGTGACCTGAACAGGCACGAGAATGCCGTCATGGCCGCGCGCGGCGAAGGCGGCCGTCACGCCCGCAGGCGAGCGCACCTGCGCGATCGGATCGCCGACGATGACATAGAGCCGTGTTGCGCCGCTGAGTGTCGGGATCATGCCGTTCACGCCAGAGTCGGAGAGCTGCCTGCCCCGGCAGGCTCGTGGGTCAATTCCAGCCCATCCAGGCCGCCATCCGCGCGCCATCGTTTCAGCAGCCGCAGGAACGCCACCGGGCCGCGCCAATATTGGCTGTTTCTCGCCGCGATCGGATCGAACACGCCTTCATTGTTGTAATAACCCGGCGTGCATTCGGCGAGATAGGTCTGGCGGCCGAGCGCGGCCTTGACGACCTCGTCGACCCAGGCGTTCTCCGCGGCAAGCGTCGGCTCCAGGGTCCGGGCTTTGCGCTTGCGCGCTTCTGCGATCACATAGGCGATGTGGCGCGACTGCGCGTCGATGATGTGCGGGAAGTTGGCGCTCTGGCCCGCCTGGACCGTGACGATCAGGAAGCAATTGGGAAAGCCGCGGCTGTAGAAGCCATGCAGCGTCTTGACGCCATCTTGCCAGCGCTCGGTCAGGCTCGTGCCGCCGCGCCCATAGACCTCAAAGCCCATGCGGCGGGCGTAGTCGGTGCCGACCTCGAAGCCGCTGGCATAGATCAGGCAGTCGAGCTCATAGGCCTTGCCGTCGACGATGACGGCACTCTCGGTGATGCGCTCGACGCCCCTCCCCTTGGTGTCGACGAGGTGCACGTTGGAGCGGTTGAACGTGCCCAGATATTCGTCGTGGAAGCACGGTCGCTTGCAGAATGCCTTGTACCAGGGCTTTAGCGCCGCCGCGGTCGCCTCGTCCTTCACCACCGCATCGACGCGGGCGCGGATCTCCTCCATCTTGCGGTAGTCGGCCTGCTCGATCAGCTTCAGCGCCTCCTCCATCGAGGTCACCGGCTGCGGCTGGCGGCGCGGCGCCAGCAGGATCTCGCCGAGCAGGTCGGTCCAGCCGTCCTGCACCAGATCTTGCTCGAACGGCTCGCCGGAGATCACCGCGGTGAAATTGTCCATGCGCTCGCGCTGCCAGCCTGGTCTCAGGCTCTTTGTCCAGGTTTCGTCCGTCGGCCGGTCGTCGCGTATGCCGATCGCGGATGGCGTGCGCTGGAAAACGTAGAGCTCCTTCGCGGAACGGCCGAGATGCGGCACGCATTGCACTGCGGTCGCGCCGGTGCCAATGATGCCGACCCGCTTGTCGGCGAGCCCCGTGAGACCGCCTTCGGCATTGCCGCCGGTATAGGCATAGTCCCAACGGCTGGTATGGAAGCTGTGGCCCTTGAATGTCTGGATGCCGGGAATGCCCGGCAGCTTCGGCCGGCTCAGTGGGCCGCCTGCAAGAATGACGAAGCGCGCGCGGATGCGATCGCCGCGATCGGTCTCGACCAGCCAGCGCGCCTCATCCTCCTGCCATGCCATCCGCGAGATGACGGTCTGGAACAGCGCGCGCTCGTAGAGGCCGAAGTGACGGCCGATGCGGCGCGAGTGCTCGTAGATCTCCGGTGCACGGGCATATTTGCGCACCGGCATGTAGCCGGTCTCCTCCAGCAGCGGCAGATAGATGTAGCTCTCGGTATCGCAGGCCGCGCCCGGATAGCGATTCCAGTACCAGGTGCCGCCGAAGTCGGCGGCCTTTTCCACGATCCGGAAATCATCGATGCCGGCTTCGCGCAGGCGCGCGCCGCACAAGAGGCCGCCGAAGCCGCCGCCGACGATGAGCACTTCGGTCTGTTCGCTGACGGCCTCGCGCGCGAATGCGGCATCGGCCCAGGGATCGTCGAGATAGCGTGCAAAGCCGCCGGTCACCTCGACATATTGCGCCTTGCCTTCAGTGCGCAGGCGAAGGTCGCGCTCGTCGCGATAGCGCGCGCGCAGGGCTGCAATGTCGATTGTAGACGCGCCGGCTGCGTCGATCTTGTGTTTTTCCGCTGACATCCATTTCCCTCCACGGCGCGCTGCTTCGCCGGCAGCTCACATCAATTAGCCCTGAAAAAGTGACGCATGCAATCACGCCGCTCGCTTTTTGCGTGAACGCGGCGTGACCTTCCGCTAGCTTGCACGCAAATCAATGCGCGCGCCGAGCAACGACGTGGCGATCCGGAGGAGACAATGCAGGGATTGATGATGGACATGCCGCTCCTGATCAGCGGCCTGATCCAGTATGCGGCCGACTATCACGGCGAAGCGGAGATCGTCGCGCGCGAGATCGAGGGTGACATCCACCGCTACACCTATGCGGACGCCCATCCGCGCATCAAGCGCATGGCGCTGGCGTTGAAGCGGCTCGGCATGACGCCCGGCGACCGCGTCGGCACACTCGCCTGGAATACCCATCGCCATTTCGAGATGTTCTATGCCGCGCCGGGCATGGGCTATGTGCTGCACACCGTCAATCCCCGGCTGTTTCCGGAACAGCTCGTCTACATCATCAACCATGCCGAAGACCGCCTGCTGTTCATCGATCGCGCCACGTTGCCGATCGTCGAGGCGATCGCGCCGCAGCTCAAGACGATCGAGGCCTACGTCGTGATGTCCTCGCGCGAGCGGATGCCGGAGACGAAGCTTTCAAACGTGCATTGCTACGAGGACATTCTGCAAAAGGAGAGCGAGGACGGCTTCGCCTGGCCGCTGTTCGATGAGAAGTCGGCTTCCACCATCTGCTACACCTCAGGCACGACGGGGAATCCCAAGGGCGTGATCTATTCGCACCGCGCGGCGATTTTGCAAACCATGACTTGCTGCAACTTCGACTTCCTGCCGGGACATGTCGAAGGCGTGCGCGAGGTGATGATGCCGATGGCGCCCCTCTTCCATGGCAACGGCTGGAACATGCCGTTCACCGCGCCCTATACCGGCTCCAAGCTGGTGCTGCCCGGCCGCAACTACGAGCCCGACAAGCTCTATGAGCTGCTCGAAGGCGAGAAGGTGACGCTGTCGGCGGGCGTGCCGAGCTTCTGGCTGATCCTGCTCGACTGGCTGGGCCGCACCGGCAACAAGTTCTCGAACTTGCGCGCAACGCTGTCGTCAGGCTCGGCGCCGCCGCGCGCCATGGTCGAGAAGCTCAAGCGCGAATACAATGTCGACTACATCCAGGCCTGGGGCATGACCGAGGCCCTGGGCTGCTCGATGCCGGGCTTGCGGCCCGGCTCGGAGCACCTCAGCGACAAGGAGAAGTTCGACCGGCGCGTGGTGTCGGGGCGCGCCTGCTTCGGCACCGCTTTGCGCATTGTCGATGACGCCGGCAACGAGCTGCCGCGCGACGGCAAGACCGTCGGCCATTTGCGCGCCCGCGGACCGTGGGTCGCCTCCGGCTACATGAAGCTCGACGAAGGCCTCGACCGTGACGGCTGGCTGATCACCGGCGACATGGCCGTGATCGACGCCCAGGGCCATGTCACGCTGACCGACCGCTCCAAGGACGTGATCAAATCGGGCGGCGAATGGATCTCCTCGATCCAGCTCGAGGACATCGCGCTGTCCCATCCCGAGGTGCTGCAAGCCGCCGTGGTCGCGATCGCGCACGAGAAATGGCAGGAACGCCCCCTGCTCCTTGTCGTCCGCAAGAAGGGATCGACACTCGACGGCCAGACGCTGCTCGCTCACTTGCGCCCGAAGGTCGCGAGCTGGTGGATGCCGGACGCGGTCGAATTCCTGGACGAATTCCCGATGACCGGCACTGGCAAGGTGCTCAAATCGGCGCTGCGCGAGAGGTTCAGGGAGTATCGCATCGCATAGCCCGTGACGCCCAGCGCAGGGCGCCCTCTCGTGCACGACCGTCTTCATCTTTTGGTAGATTCGCCGGCGGTATATCGGGGCATAGCCAACGCTGGATCGAGGACACCATGGCGTTTTCCGGACTGGGCCTGCATCTCGGCAATCTGTCGCGCCTGTCGCATGCGCTGACGCGCTCGATCAGCCCAGAGAATTTCACCGGCGACAAGGGCAAGGGCGGCATGTCCCTCGACGGCCCGGCGGCCCGTCAGGCGCGCGATCTCGGCCAAGGCTGGAAGGTCTCGCCCTATGTCGTCATCGAGCCCGGCGCGACCTTCACGCTTGCGGAGATCCAGGGCCAGGGCGCGATCCAGCAGATCTGGATGACGTTGGCGCGCGGACGGCTCCGCCATTCGATCCTGCGGATCTACTGGGACGATCAGGAGCAGCCCAGCGTCGAATGCCCGGCCGGCGATTTCTTCGCCTGCGGATGGGAGGAGTTCGCACAGGTGTCCTCGCTCGCGGTCTGCGTCAATCCCGGCCGTGCGTTCAACTGCTACTGGGAGATGCCGTTCCGCAAGCGCGCGCGGCTTACGCTCGAGAACCGCAGCGAGGAGCGGCTCACCATCTATTACCAGATCAACTACACGCTGACCGACGTGCCCGAGGACTGCGCCTATTTCCATGCGCAATTCCGCCGCACCAATCCGCTGCCCTACAAGCACGTCCATACGCTGCTCGATGGCGTCGTAGGCCACGGCCACTATGTCGGCACCTACATGGCCTGGGGCGTGCACAACAACGGCTGGTGGGGCGAAGGCGAAATCAAATTCTTCATCGATGGTGACGGCGAATTCCCGACGATCTGCGGCACCGGCACCGAGGATTATTTCTGCGGCGCCTACAATTTCGATCCCTATGTCGCCCACTCCGGCCAAGGCCCGGCGCAGCAGTCGCACTACCAGGAATTCACCACGCCCTATGCGGGCCTGCCGCAGGTGATCCGCCCCGATGGCGTCTACAAATCGCAGCAGCGGTTCGGCCTATATCGCTGGCACATCCCGGATCCCATCCGCTTCCGCGCCGATCTGCGCGTGACCATCCAGGCGCTGGGCTGGCTTCCCGGCGTCAAGGAGCCGAAATATCGTCCGTTGCAGGACGACATCGCCTCGGTCGCATTCTGGTACCAGACGCTGCCGACGGCGCCGTTCGCGAAACTGCCCGATCCGGACTACCTCGAAATCGGCTAGATCGCCCTTCATCGATCAAGGAGACCAAAGATGCTCTATCCGATGTCGCCCAAAGTCGTCGAGCTCAAGCGCAAACTGGAGAGCTTCATGGACCGGCACATCTACCCAAACGAGGAGCGCTTCTATCGCGAGGCGGAAGAGCTCGGGCCATGGAAGGTCTACCCCGTCGTCGAAGAGCTGAAGCCGCTCGCGCGCGCCGAAGGCCTTTGGAACCTGTTCCTGCCGGACTCCGGTCACGGCGCCGGTCTCACCAATCTCGAATACGCACCGCTCTGCGAGGTCATGGGCCGCTCGCACCTCGCGCCCGAAGTGTTCAACTGTTCGGCGCCCGACACCGGCAACATGGAGGTGCTGGAGCGCTACGGCACGGAGAAGGACAAGGAGCGTTGGCTTAAGCCGCTGCTCGCCGGTGAAATCCGCTCCTGCTTCGCCATGACCGAGCCCGCGGTCGCATCATCCGATGCGACCAACATCGAGAGCTCGATCGTGCGCGACGGCGACCACTACGTCATCAACGGCCGCAAATGGTACACCACCAATGCGACGGACCCGCGCTGCAAGATCTGCATCTTCATGGGCAAGACCGATCCGGACAATCCGGACCGCCACAAGC is from Bradyrhizobium sp. ISRA430 and encodes:
- a CDS encoding long-chain fatty acid--CoA ligase; amino-acid sequence: MQGLMMDMPLLISGLIQYAADYHGEAEIVAREIEGDIHRYTYADAHPRIKRMALALKRLGMTPGDRVGTLAWNTHRHFEMFYAAPGMGYVLHTVNPRLFPEQLVYIINHAEDRLLFIDRATLPIVEAIAPQLKTIEAYVVMSSRERMPETKLSNVHCYEDILQKESEDGFAWPLFDEKSASTICYTSGTTGNPKGVIYSHRAAILQTMTCCNFDFLPGHVEGVREVMMPMAPLFHGNGWNMPFTAPYTGSKLVLPGRNYEPDKLYELLEGEKVTLSAGVPSFWLILLDWLGRTGNKFSNLRATLSSGSAPPRAMVEKLKREYNVDYIQAWGMTEALGCSMPGLRPGSEHLSDKEKFDRRVVSGRACFGTALRIVDDAGNELPRDGKTVGHLRARGPWVASGYMKLDEGLDRDGWLITGDMAVIDAQGHVTLTDRSKDVIKSGGEWISSIQLEDIALSHPEVLQAAVVAIAHEKWQERPLLLVVRKKGSTLDGQTLLAHLRPKVASWWMPDAVEFLDEFPMTGTGKVLKSALRERFREYRIA
- a CDS encoding glycoside hydrolase family 172 protein, translated to MAFSGLGLHLGNLSRLSHALTRSISPENFTGDKGKGGMSLDGPAARQARDLGQGWKVSPYVVIEPGATFTLAEIQGQGAIQQIWMTLARGRLRHSILRIYWDDQEQPSVECPAGDFFACGWEEFAQVSSLAVCVNPGRAFNCYWEMPFRKRARLTLENRSEERLTIYYQINYTLTDVPEDCAYFHAQFRRTNPLPYKHVHTLLDGVVGHGHYVGTYMAWGVHNNGWWGEGEIKFFIDGDGEFPTICGTGTEDYFCGAYNFDPYVAHSGQGPAQQSHYQEFTTPYAGLPQVIRPDGVYKSQQRFGLYRWHIPDPIRFRADLRVTIQALGWLPGVKEPKYRPLQDDIASVAFWYQTLPTAPFAKLPDPDYLEIG